The Enterococcus mundtii DNA window TTCATAAATGGTTTCTCGTTTGCCTGCTTTAACAACAAGAACTAAAGCATAATCATCATGAATATCACATATTAATCTATATTTTCCTATTCGATATCGCCACAACCCACTTTTATCAGCCGTGAGTCCTTTTCCAGTCCACCTTGGATCTTCGCAACCCTCTATATTCTTATTCAACCAAAGTAAAATTTGATTTCGAATGGGCTTATCTAACTTCAAAAACTCTTTTTGTGCGCGTTTATCAAATTCAACGTGATACTTCATAAACCTTCAGCCTTCATCATATCTTGAAGAGAAACAGATTCGCCAGATAAA harbors:
- a CDS encoding type II toxin-antitoxin system RelE family toxin — encoded protein: MKYHVEFDKRAQKEFLKLDKPIRNQILLWLNKNIEGCEDPRWTGKGLTADKSGLWRYRIGKYRLICDIHDDYALVLVVKAGKRETIYEG